From a single Lolium rigidum isolate FL_2022 chromosome 7, APGP_CSIRO_Lrig_0.1, whole genome shotgun sequence genomic region:
- the LOC124679455 gene encoding suppressor of RPS4-RLD 1-like yields MGSDRGELARLCSGRNWSKAIRLLDSILARSPSSIHDLCNRAFCYSQLELHKHVVRDCDRALQLDPALLQAYVLKGKALCALGKNEEALVAWEQGHEVAVRDTIDLKQLLELEELVSSVKICETVECEDVVDASPCDTKVVISEDRFIDTSFTAATTDTKTVVCEEHIGNSEASSNGDTMLPNNSKDHKDSSSPAKDTMVTHQTPKKQPKLVKKKKAKGKKKKKNQAEDSEDRSSSSDDTITLDQALFATKVSKSSKSISLDFRLSRGIAQVNEGRYDQAISIFDQILRETPTYPEALIGRGTAYAFQRELDSAISDFTKAIDSNPSAGEAWKRRGQARAALGEFVEAIDDLSKALEFEPDSPDILHERGIVNFKFKDYDAAVEDLSTCVKRDKKNSSAHTYLGLTLSAVGEYKRAEDEHLLGIKYDGSFLDSWAHLSQLYLDLAYPEKMLSNLEKVLQIDSRFSKAYHLRGILYHGMGRHRSAIKELSIALTYDGSSIECLYLRASCNHAIGEYKSAIKDYDDVLDLELDSMDKFVLQCLAFYQKEIALYTASKANLEFSQFNIDDDVDPLFKEYWCKRLHPKNVAEKVYRQPPLRISLRSGRLNKQDFKFTKHQTSLLLAADSIGKKIQYNCLGFLPNQRQYRMAGLAAIEIAQKVSKAWRFLRNPKNSAKLVRRRDKLNMSVNRGGYCSTSTLSAGSPTSSPSEERVSSGISLSWQDVYNIAVKWRQISEPCDPVLWVNKLSEEFNTGFGSHTPLLLGQARIVRYYPYYLRTLEAAKSIMLDLKYVNNAEDRAIFLTDIDKLKKIEVASSCSDLYNVVGETYWVATRCDSIAFQGRRLEGTRITTQNVGELAFDFAIRTPCTSSRWEEYQEEMTAAWEAICEAYCSDPNPTRDSNALDAVKAAILRMTYYWYNFMPLSRGSSVVGYVVLLGLFLAASMDVTASIPPGVQVDWEAILSPDPGTFVEAVKPWLYPSVKMSKSLKDYADVSVAFGTTGSVVAALTCVDDP; encoded by the exons ATGGGCTCCGACCGCGGGGAGCTGGCGCGCCTCTGCAGCGGTCGCAACTGGTCCAAGGCCATCCGCCTGCTCGACTCCATCCTCGCCCGTTCCCCATCCTCCATCCACGACCTCTG CAACCGGGCCTTCTGCTATTCCCAGCTCGAGCTCCACAAACACGTCGTCAGAGACTGCGACCGCGCTCTGCAGCTCGACCCAGCGCTGCTCCAGGCGTACGTCCTCAAAG GCAAGGCACTGTGTGCACTAGGGAAAAATGAGGAAGCTTTGGTTGCTTGGGAGCAAGGACATGAAGTTGCTGTCCGTGACACAATTGACCTGAAACAGTtgctggaattggaagaattagtTTCCTCTGTTAAAATATGCGAGACGGTTGAGTGTGAAGACGTTGTGGATGCATCACCATGTGATACCAAAGTTGTTATCTCAGAAGATCGTTTCATTGACACGTCATTCACTGCAGCTACAACTGATACGAAAACTGTTGTTTGTGAAGAGCATATTGGAAATTCTGAAGCTTCATCAAATGGTGATACGATGTTACCTAACAACAGTAAAGACCATAAAGATTCTAGCAGTCCAGCCAAAGACACCATGGTGACACATCAAACTCCCAAGAAACAACCAAAGTTGGTTAAGAAAAAGAAGGCAAaaggtaaaaagaaaaaaaagaaccaAGCTGAAGATTCGGAAGACAGAAGTAGCAGTTCGGATGACACCATAACACTAGACCAAGCATTGTTTGCTACGAAAGTATCAAAATCATCCAAATCCATAAGTTTGGATTTCCGACTTTCCCGAGGCATTGCACAG GTAAATGAAGGAAGGTATGACCAAGCAATATCCATTTTTGATCAG ATACTGCGGGAAACTCCAACTTATCCTGAGGCACTGATTGGGAGAGGTACAGCTTATGCATTTCAAAGAGAATTGGACTCTGCTATTTCTGACTTCACCAAG GCTATAGATTCGAACCCATCAGCTGGGGAGGCATGGAAGCGGCGGGGACAAGCTCGTGCTGCTTTAGGAGAATTCGTTGAG GCTATTGACGACTTGAGTAAAGCATTGGAATTTGAACCAGATTCTCCTGATATTTTACACGAAAGGG GAATTGTGAACTTCAAATTCAAGGACTACGATGCCGCAGTCGAAGATCTTTCAACATGTGTGAAGCGTGACAAGAAAAACAGCTCTGCCCACACTTATTTA GGTCTTACTCTTTCAGCAGTTGGAGAGTATAAGCGTGCCGAAGACGAGCATCTCCTTGGCATAAAATATGATGGGAGTTTTCTTGACAGTTGGGCTCACCTTTCTCAG CTTTATCTTGATTTGGCTTATCCAGAAAAGATGCTGAGTAACCTTGAGAAAGTTCTTCAAATTGATTCAAG GTTTTCAAAAGCATACCATCTACGTGGAATTCTCTACCATGGAATGGGTAGGCATAG GAGTGCTATTAAAGAACTATCAATTGCTTTGACATATGATGGTTCAAGTATTGAGTGCTTATACCTGCGTGCCTCTTGCAATCATGCAATTGGAGAATATAAGTCTGCG atcaaagatTATGATGACGTACTCGATCTGGAGCTTGATTCCATGGATAAATTTGTGCTGCAATGTTTGGCATTCTATCAG AAGGAAATTGCTCTATATACTGCTTCAAAGGCCAATTTAGAGTTCTCTCAGTTCAACATTGATGATGATGTTGACCCATTATTCAAG GAATATTGGTGCAAACGACTGCACCCGAAAAATGTGGCCGAAAAGGTTTATCGCCAACCACCATTACGGATCTCACTACGAAGTGGTCGCCTTAACAAGCAAGATTTCAAGTTCACAAAGCATCAAACCAGTCTTCTCCTAGCCGCTGATTCAATTGGGAAGAAAATTCAGTATAATTGCCTCGGCTTCTTGCCAAATCAACGTCAG TACCGTATGGCTGGTTTAGCTGCTATTGAGATTGCTCAGAAAGTTTCCAAGGCTTGGCGCTTTCTGAGAAACCCAAAGAATAGTGCAAAGTTAGTTAGGAGAAGGGATAAGCTTAACATGAGCGTAAACAGGGGTGGTTATTGTAGCACCAGCACTTTGTCTGCTGGATCACCAACATCTAGTCCAAGTGAGGAAAGGGTTTCGTCTGGGATTTCTCTCTCCTGGCAAGATGTCTATAATATTGCTGTCAAGTGGCGACAGATATCTGAACCTTGTGATCCAGTTCTTTGGGTAAATAAGCTAAG TGAAGAATTTAATACTGGATTTGGGTCTCACACCCCATTGCTTCTTGGTCAAGCAAGAATTGTTCGTTACTATCCATATTACTTAAG AACTTTGGAAGCTGCGAAATCCATTATGCTTGACTTGAAGTATGTCAATAATGCAGAGGATCGCGCAATATTTCTTACTGATATTGACAAGTTAAAAAAG ATAGAAGTTGCTTCATCATGCTCGGATTTGTACAATGTAGTTGGTGAAACCTACTGGGTTGCTACTAGATGTGACAGTATTGCGTTTCAGGG GAGGCGTCTTGAAGGGACAAGAATAACCACTCAAAATGT GGGCGAATTAGCATTTGACTTCGCAATACGAACTCCTTGTACATCATCTAGATGGGAGGAATATCAGGAAGAAATGACTGCAGCTTGGGAG GCCATTTGCGAGGCGTATTGTAGTGACCCGAATCCCACACGCGATTCCAATGCACTTGATGCTGTGAAGGCGGCAATATTGCGCATGACATATTACTG GTACAACTTTATGCCACTCTCCAGAGGCTCCTCGGTAGTTGGCTATGTGGTGTTGCTCGGCTTATTCCTCGCAGCAAGTATGGATGTGACAGCAAGTATCCCACCAGGGGTTCAGGTCGACTGGGAGGCGATCCTGTCCCCAGACCCTGGCACGTTTGTCGAAGCTGTCAAGCCCTGGCTGTACCCATCTGTAAAGATGAGCAAGAGCCTGAAAGATTACGCTGATGTTAGCGTCGCTTTCGGAACGACAGGATCGGTCGTAGCGGCCTTGACTTGTGTCGACGACCCATAA